From Domibacillus sp. DTU_2020_1001157_1_SI_ALB_TIR_016, a single genomic window includes:
- a CDS encoding TrkA family potassium uptake protein has product MEKQQYAVIGLGRFGTAVARRLHEAGHDVLGIDANEERVEDAELYVTHAAVGDSTEEKTLTAIEIRNFDCAIVAIGNDIQSSILTAQLLKELGVKKVIAKALGKQHGKVLEKVGVDWVIYPERDMGERVANQLLSPNILNYIELSKGYNIQEILIPRGMAEKSLQELDIRAKYGISVIAIVSGTDITVSPSPDQIIHKEDLLVVIGDRESLSKFSSIK; this is encoded by the coding sequence ATGGAAAAACAACAATATGCAGTGATTGGGCTGGGGAGGTTTGGCACTGCGGTAGCCAGAAGGCTGCATGAGGCTGGTCATGATGTTTTAGGGATTGATGCAAATGAAGAACGAGTCGAAGATGCTGAATTATACGTGACTCACGCGGCCGTAGGGGACAGCACAGAAGAGAAAACACTTACCGCTATTGAAATCCGCAATTTTGATTGTGCGATTGTAGCCATTGGAAATGACATACAATCCAGCATTTTAACCGCTCAGCTGCTAAAGGAGCTCGGGGTGAAAAAAGTCATTGCGAAAGCTCTGGGTAAGCAGCACGGAAAGGTTCTAGAGAAAGTAGGAGTCGACTGGGTTATATATCCGGAAAGGGATATGGGAGAACGCGTTGCAAACCAGCTTTTATCACCAAATATATTGAATTACATTGAGTTATCAAAAGGGTACAATATACAAGAAATATTAATCCCCCGGGGAATGGCTGAAAAGAGTCTGCAGGAACTTGATATCCGTGCTAAATATGGCATTAGCGTCATTGCCATCGTAAGCGGCACAGATATCACCGTATCTCCATCTCCAGATCAAATTATTCATAAAGAAGATTTATTAGTGGTGATTGGGGACAGAGAAAGTCTATCCAAATTTTCAAGTATAAAATGA
- a CDS encoding IS3 family transposase (programmed frameshift): MGTRISYPAEVKMKAVKMRLAGVPVKEVLKELNIQNRTQLKTWVKWYKAGELHRFEQPVGKQYSFGKGPEYESETEKLKAENRYLKQQIEGLKKVRRIGEEVVPETAVELVKELKISMPVREICRHLGIARSTYYRWKNKIREETSRQAIERKIGTLCRDHKFRYGYRKITALLKREMLINHKAVQRVMQKYSWQCRVKVKKRRRTGQPCHISDNLLKGDFQADQPLQKLVTDITYLPFGQKQLYLSSIQDLFNGEIIAYSIGSCQNTDFVLHTLAQLPSLPEGCILHSDQGSVYTSYAYQQAVKERGITMSMSRKGTPTDNASIESFHSSLKSETFYLDELRSTTTAIVEQTVENYIHYYNHIRIQAKLNNQTPVKYRQLAA, translated from the exons ATGGGTACAAGAATCAGTTATCCAGCGGAAGTAAAAATGAAGGCTGTAAAAATGAGATTAGCTGGGGTGCCGGTCAAAGAAGTCTTGAAGGAATTAAATATCCAAAACAGGACCCAGCTTAAAACATGGGTGAAATGGTATAAAGCAGGCGAACTTCACCGGTTTGAACAGCCAGTGGGCAAGCAATATTCCTTCGGAAAAGGGCCTGAATATGAAAGTGAAACGGAGAAGCTGAAGGCAGAAAACCGGTATCTGAAACAGCAGATTGAAG GTCTTAAAAAAGTACGAAGAATTGGAGAGGAAGTGGTCCCGGAAACAGCCGTAGAATTAGTGAAAGAACTCAAAATCAGCATGCCCGTCAGGGAAATATGCCGGCATCTTGGCATTGCTAGATCCACTTATTATCGCTGGAAGAACAAGATCAGGGAAGAAACATCCAGGCAGGCCATTGAACGAAAAATCGGCACGTTGTGCCGGGATCATAAGTTTCGATATGGCTATCGTAAAATCACAGCCTTATTAAAGCGGGAGATGCTTATTAATCATAAAGCGGTACAGCGTGTGATGCAGAAGTATAGCTGGCAGTGCCGGGTGAAAGTGAAGAAGCGCAGACGGACAGGACAGCCCTGTCATATTTCCGATAACCTGTTGAAAGGCGATTTCCAGGCAGATCAGCCTCTTCAAAAGCTCGTCACAGATATTACGTACTTGCCTTTTGGCCAGAAACAGCTGTATCTTTCAAGTATCCAGGATTTATTTAACGGCGAAATCATTGCCTATTCTATAGGCAGCTGCCAAAATACAGATTTCGTGCTGCATACACTGGCCCAGCTACCATCCCTCCCAGAAGGGTGCATTCTGCACAGCGACCAGGGATCTGTTTACACATCGTATGCTTATCAGCAGGCAGTTAAAGAAAGAGGCATTACCATGAGTATGTCCCGGAAAGGGACACCCACTGATAATGCCTCCATCGAATCGTTTCATTCCTCGCTAAAGTCTGAAACGTTCTATCTCGACGAGCTTCGGAGCACTACGACCGCCATCGTAGAGCAAACTGTCGAAAACTATATTCACTATTATAACCATATCCGTATTCAAGCGAAACTAAACAACCAGACGCCGGTCAAGTACCGGCAGCTGGCTGCTTAA
- the fabF gene encoding beta-ketoacyl-ACP synthase II translates to MERVVITGMGVVSPIGNNLKTFWNNLVNGKSGISLIDTFDITNHKSKIAGIVQDFNADEILGKNEARRLDRFSQFALAAAEQAWADSELDLDHIDVERLGVYVGSGIGGIETLIENIDALRQKGPRRVSPTLVPAMISNAAAAQISIKWNAMGPSMSPVSACAIGNTAIGEAFRLIRSGEVDVVFAGGTEAAITDLSIASFGNATALSTRNDNPTKASRPFDENRDGFVMSEGAGILILESLSHALRREAKIYAEVIGYGASSDAHHIVATHPEGKGAYLAMKSALKNANISPEEIDVISAHATSTKVGDISETMAIKQLFGKQAYQIPVTANKSMFGHMLGAAGGVEAIALAMSIKEGIVPPTINLENPDPLCDLDYVPYVARQVKINTGLSNSFGFGGHNAAIVLRKYE, encoded by the coding sequence GTGGAAAGAGTTGTGATTACCGGTATGGGGGTAGTGTCTCCTATAGGGAACAATCTCAAAACATTTTGGAACAATCTAGTTAACGGCAAGTCTGGTATATCTCTTATTGATACATTTGATATTACTAATCATAAGTCAAAAATTGCAGGTATCGTCCAAGATTTTAACGCAGATGAAATTTTAGGAAAAAACGAAGCAAGACGTTTAGATCGCTTTTCTCAATTTGCTTTGGCTGCAGCTGAACAAGCATGGGCAGATTCTGAGTTAGACCTTGATCATATTGATGTAGAAAGGTTAGGCGTATACGTAGGTTCAGGTATAGGGGGAATTGAAACCTTAATTGAAAATATTGATGCGCTTAGGCAGAAGGGGCCAAGAAGAGTCAGCCCAACTCTGGTACCAGCCATGATTTCTAATGCTGCTGCAGCACAAATTAGTATCAAGTGGAACGCGATGGGACCTTCTATGTCGCCTGTTTCTGCATGTGCAATCGGAAATACAGCTATCGGAGAGGCCTTTAGACTAATTCGTTCTGGAGAAGTTGATGTTGTGTTTGCGGGCGGAACAGAGGCAGCTATAACAGACTTATCAATAGCAAGCTTTGGTAATGCTACAGCATTATCAACCAGAAACGATAATCCCACTAAAGCTAGTCGTCCATTTGATGAAAATCGGGATGGATTTGTGATGTCAGAAGGAGCTGGAATTCTAATCTTAGAATCTTTATCTCATGCTTTACGTAGAGAGGCAAAGATTTATGCAGAAGTTATTGGATATGGTGCAAGTTCAGACGCACACCATATCGTAGCCACACATCCAGAAGGTAAAGGGGCATATCTTGCAATGAAATCAGCTTTAAAAAATGCCAATATATCGCCTGAAGAAATTGATGTTATTAGCGCCCATGCAACAAGTACAAAAGTGGGAGACATCTCCGAAACGATGGCTATTAAGCAGCTGTTTGGAAAACAGGCTTATCAAATTCCAGTAACAGCTAATAAATCTATGTTTGGTCACATGTTAGGGGCAGCTGGTGGTGTTGAAGCCATTGCTTTGGCGATGAGCATAAAGGAAGGAATAGTTCCTCCAACAATTAACTTAGAAAATCCTGATCCATTATGCGATCTTGATTATGTACCATATGTTGCTCGCCAAGTGAAAATAAATACAGGTCTGTCTAACTCATTCGGATTTGGAGGTCATAATGCGGCAATTGTTTTAAGGAAATACGAGTGA
- a CDS encoding helix-turn-helix transcriptional regulator, which produces MNDKTRLEALSTFLKAKRAQIKPESIGLPAGTRRRTPGLRREEVAHLAGVSTTWYTWLEQGRDIKVSSIVLDCISTALQLNNDERDYLYDLALETKTEIDNPKKDQAELSPSLKRILAELTYCPTIITDRHCHIVGWNPAAAHIFLDFDQIPNDQRNLIRLVFTRKELKALAANWEHFVKGFLAIFRTYYGHYLGDEWYNQFIKEMSHSHPEFQDLWQESQVSKAPEMIIEFRHAKAGKMLFNLTSLQVQGDMDLRCSIYTPVEETDTENKLKRLMKRVSVEN; this is translated from the coding sequence ATGAATGATAAAACTAGGCTTGAGGCTTTGTCGACATTCTTAAAAGCTAAGCGTGCCCAAATCAAGCCAGAGTCAATTGGTTTGCCTGCCGGAACCCGGAGAAGGACACCTGGGCTACGAAGAGAAGAGGTTGCACATTTAGCAGGTGTAAGTACCACTTGGTACACATGGCTAGAGCAAGGAAGAGATATAAAAGTTTCTTCTATCGTACTTGATTGTATTTCTACAGCGTTGCAATTAAATAATGATGAAAGAGACTATTTATATGACCTGGCATTAGAAACAAAAACGGAAATTGATAATCCAAAAAAGGATCAAGCAGAGCTTAGCCCTTCTTTAAAACGAATACTAGCTGAATTAACATATTGTCCTACCATCATTACGGACCGACATTGCCATATTGTAGGCTGGAATCCTGCAGCTGCTCATATTTTTTTAGATTTTGACCAAATACCGAATGATCAAAGAAATTTGATTCGTTTAGTTTTCACCAGAAAAGAATTAAAAGCTTTAGCCGCCAATTGGGAACACTTTGTGAAAGGTTTTCTTGCCATTTTCCGTACCTATTATGGTCACTATTTAGGCGATGAGTGGTACAACCAATTTATAAAAGAAATGAGTCATTCACATCCAGAATTTCAAGATTTATGGCAAGAAAGTCAAGTAAGTAAGGCTCCAGAAATGATAATTGAATTTAGACATGCTAAAGCAGGTAAAATGCTGTTTAATTTAACTTCTCTTCAAGTTCAAGGTGATATGGATTTACGATGCAGTATCTATACACCAGTAGAGGAAACAGATACAGAAAATAAATTAAAGCGATTAATGAAGAGGGTTTCGGTTGAAAATTAA
- a CDS encoding SDR family oxidoreductase — MRILVTGATGQLGSALLNQLKDSDYKVKITSRRKPEETGHFEWVYSDLLSCEGIEEAVNDVDVIIHAATSPIKNSKNVEVSGFEEFLRKSPHIKHFIYPSIVGIDEIPFNYYKLKYEAEGLLKNSSIPYTIVRATQFHHFVENLFLSKPFFKRYIVPGNIKCQSVDVSEFASHLISLVDKGPQGRANDFGGPDIMTLREMAELKIKVNNETNKILSISLPGKLYRSFFDGKNTNTIQKAGKITFEEYLSNKIE; from the coding sequence TTGAGGATATTAGTTACAGGTGCAACAGGACAACTGGGTTCAGCTTTGCTAAATCAACTTAAGGATTCTGATTATAAAGTTAAAATAACTTCGAGAAGAAAACCTGAAGAAACAGGACATTTCGAGTGGGTTTATAGCGATTTATTGTCTTGTGAAGGTATAGAAGAAGCAGTAAATGATGTAGATGTCATTATTCACGCAGCAACAAGCCCGATTAAAAATTCAAAAAACGTTGAGGTTTCAGGTTTTGAGGAATTTTTAAGAAAGAGTCCACACATAAAACATTTTATTTACCCATCAATTGTTGGCATAGATGAAATACCATTCAATTATTATAAGCTAAAATATGAAGCAGAAGGTTTATTAAAGAATAGTTCTATCCCTTATACAATTGTACGTGCGACTCAGTTCCATCACTTTGTTGAAAATTTATTTTTATCAAAACCTTTCTTTAAAAGATATATTGTCCCTGGAAACATTAAATGTCAAAGTGTCGATGTAAGTGAATTTGCCAGTCATTTAATAAGTTTAGTCGATAAAGGTCCACAAGGAAGAGCGAATGATTTTGGCGGCCCGGATATAATGACATTAAGAGAAATGGCTGAACTCAAAATCAAAGTAAATAATGAAACAAATAAAATTTTAAGCATTTCCTTACCAGGAAAACTATATAGATCTTTCTTCGATGGAAAAAATACCAATACTATTCAAAAAGCAGGAAAAATTACATTTGAAGAATATTTAAGTAATAAGATAGAGTGA
- a CDS encoding IS110 family transposase produces MDPVVGLDIAKGESQVQAFLEKKKPYKGSFKVAHTLEGLESLHQYLREIEDLTGIRPPVVLESTGHYHTPVVQYFEEKGYLLIIINPLISYRAKSSSLRKVKTDVLDAYHLCELYYKEDLEPHKKRGIQLLNLRNLTRQHANITGIYVQTKLQFQAVLDQVFPEYRGVFGDLYSGVSLLTLLEYPTSEDVLAADEAVLTNKIDELCKSRSKNWANTQAKKLIEAATRNPFQKNLYQSHILSIEMYIKMLIEYQKHLSKLEDEIDALAKEMEEYKIIQSIPGIGEKIAATIISEIGEIDRFNHPKKLVAFAGIDPSIYESGRFKGTVNRITKRGSSRLRHALYMAVRCAIRDCRKKKTTNEIIPRNKKLREFYDKKREEGKPYKVAVIACANKLLQWIYALLKSYSTFQDIA; encoded by the coding sequence ATGGATCCAGTGGTTGGTCTGGATATAGCCAAAGGTGAAAGTCAAGTTCAAGCGTTCTTGGAAAAAAAGAAGCCTTACAAAGGCAGTTTTAAAGTGGCACATACCCTTGAAGGACTAGAGAGCTTACACCAATACCTAAGAGAAATCGAAGACTTAACAGGAATTCGACCTCCGGTCGTTTTAGAGTCTACTGGGCATTATCATACACCCGTTGTTCAGTATTTCGAGGAAAAAGGTTATTTATTAATTATCATTAACCCACTCATCTCTTATCGAGCAAAGAGCTCTTCTTTACGCAAAGTAAAGACGGATGTACTTGATGCTTATCATCTTTGTGAGCTGTATTATAAAGAGGATTTGGAGCCTCATAAAAAACGAGGAATCCAACTCTTAAATCTTCGTAATCTTACAAGACAACACGCAAATATAACAGGCATTTATGTACAAACAAAACTTCAATTTCAAGCAGTGCTCGACCAGGTATTCCCCGAGTATCGAGGCGTTTTTGGGGATTTATATTCAGGTGTTTCTTTACTAACTCTATTGGAATATCCTACATCGGAAGATGTTTTGGCAGCTGATGAAGCAGTGTTAACCAATAAAATCGATGAATTATGTAAAAGCCGTTCTAAGAATTGGGCAAATACTCAGGCAAAGAAGCTGATAGAAGCAGCAACTAGAAATCCCTTTCAGAAAAACCTGTATCAAAGCCATATCCTCAGCATCGAAATGTACATCAAAATGCTTATAGAGTACCAAAAGCATCTATCTAAGCTTGAAGATGAGATAGATGCTTTGGCAAAAGAAATGGAAGAATATAAGATTATCCAATCAATCCCTGGTATCGGAGAAAAAATCGCGGCAACGATTATTTCTGAAATTGGTGAGATTGATCGGTTTAATCACCCTAAAAAGCTTGTAGCATTCGCTGGAATCGATCCCAGTATCTATGAGTCTGGTCGATTTAAAGGCACTGTAAACCGGATTACGAAAAGAGGTTCAAGTAGATTACGTCATGCCTTGTATATGGCCGTTCGATGTGCCATCCGTGATTGTCGTAAAAAGAAAACAACGAATGAAATCATCCCGAGAAATAAGAAACTGCGTGAGTTCTATGATAAAAAACGGGAAGAAGGAAAGCCTTATAAAGTAGCTGTAATCGCATGTGCCAATAAGCTCTTACAGTGGATATATGCCCTTTTAAAAAGCTATTCCACATTCCAAGATATAGCTTAA
- a CDS encoding SDR family oxidoreductase, giving the protein MNILILGATGRVGSQIVTYALHDRHHVTVLVRTPEKFQINNEDLTIIQGNVLNKDDIVRAIHGIDVVISALNTDGTTTLSESMPLIIEAMENEGIKRIITIGTAGILQSRTTPNSLRYQSSESKQKSTRAAKEHHKVYDMLKQSTLEWTIVCPTYLPDGERVGKYRIDRNFLPEGGAEISVPDTAEFTFKQIKASDYIKSRVGIAY; this is encoded by the coding sequence ATGAATATTTTAATTTTAGGTGCAACTGGACGAGTTGGAAGTCAAATAGTGACTTATGCTCTTCATGACAGACATCATGTTACTGTATTAGTTCGCACTCCAGAGAAGTTTCAAATAAATAATGAAGATTTAACCATTATTCAAGGGAATGTTTTAAATAAAGATGATATAGTACGTGCAATACATGGGATTGATGTAGTTATTAGTGCACTGAATACTGATGGCACAACCACTCTATCAGAAAGTATGCCACTTATTATCGAAGCAATGGAAAACGAAGGTATAAAACGAATAATAACAATAGGAACTGCGGGTATTCTGCAAAGTAGAACCACGCCAAATTCTCTGCGTTATCAATCAAGTGAATCAAAGCAGAAGTCAACCCGTGCAGCGAAAGAACATCATAAAGTTTACGATATGCTCAAACAATCAACCCTCGAATGGACGATTGTCTGCCCTACGTACTTGCCGGATGGAGAAAGGGTAGGCAAATATCGAATAGACCGAAATTTTTTGCCGGAGGGTGGAGCTGAAATATCCGTACCGGATACAGCAGAATTTACATTTAAACAGATAAAAGCAAGCGATTATATAAAATCACGGGTAGGTATCGCCTACTAA
- a CDS encoding amidohydrolase family protein, translating into MRIFDAHFHIIDFDFPIIENQGYTPPSYVVTDYQNETANLNVLGGAIVSGSFQGFDQEYLLKALKQMGPSFCGVTQLPFTMTDDEIVSLHNNGVRALRFNIKRGGSEDLSKLDYFARRVYDLAGWHSELYIDAKELPEIASTIEKLPAISIDHLGLSEEGLMHLLKLVDKGIHVKATGFGRVELNVENALKSIYETNPDALMFGTDLPSTRAKRPFEYEDIELIQHLFDEKAADKILYTNALKWYFK; encoded by the coding sequence ATGAGAATTTTTGATGCACATTTCCACATTATTGATTTTGATTTTCCAATTATCGAAAACCAGGGGTATACACCACCGAGCTATGTTGTAACAGATTATCAAAATGAAACTGCTAATTTGAATGTATTAGGTGGAGCGATTGTGTCTGGGTCTTTTCAAGGATTTGACCAAGAATACTTATTGAAGGCGCTTAAACAAATGGGTCCATCATTTTGCGGCGTTACACAATTGCCCTTTACTATGACGGATGATGAAATTGTAAGCTTACATAACAATGGGGTAAGAGCATTACGATTTAATATAAAACGAGGCGGTTCAGAAGATTTATCAAAGCTCGATTACTTTGCAAGAAGAGTTTATGATTTGGCTGGGTGGCATAGTGAACTTTATATTGATGCAAAAGAGTTACCTGAAATTGCATCGACTATTGAAAAATTACCTGCTATTTCAATTGACCACTTAGGTTTGTCTGAAGAAGGCCTAATGCATTTGTTAAAATTAGTTGATAAAGGTATACACGTAAAAGCAACAGGTTTTGGGCGTGTGGAACTAAATGTTGAAAACGCTTTAAAATCCATATATGAAACAAATCCTGATGCACTTATGTTTGGCACAGATTTGCCATCAACAAGAGCGAAAAGACCTTTTGAATACGAAGATATTGAATTGATTCAGCATCTATTTGATGAAAAAGCTGCTGATAAAATCTTATATACAAACGCTTTAAAATGGTATTTCAAGTAA
- a CDS encoding GNAT family N-acetyltransferase — MLSDDVLGNKRELYKQPLPESYIKAFQSINSDPNNELIVACCGEEIVGVQQITFTPYITHQGGWRATIEGVRTASLERGKGIGSMLIRWAIQRAKERGCHMVQLTTDKKRPEALHFYEKLGFKVSHEGLKLHL, encoded by the coding sequence ATGCTTTCAGATGACGTTTTAGGAAACAAAAGAGAGCTTTATAAACAACCTTTGCCAGAAAGTTATATAAAAGCATTTCAATCTATTAACTCTGACCCAAACAATGAATTGATTGTGGCTTGTTGTGGTGAAGAGATAGTAGGTGTTCAACAGATTACATTTACTCCATACATTACTCATCAAGGAGGATGGAGAGCCACAATTGAAGGTGTTCGTACTGCATCTTTAGAACGTGGGAAAGGTATAGGGTCTATGTTAATTCGATGGGCAATTCAACGTGCCAAAGAGCGCGGGTGTCATATGGTTCAACTAACAACAGATAAAAAGAGACCCGAAGCACTTCATTTCTATGAAAAGTTAGGTTTTAAGGTATCGCATGAGGGATTGAAATTACACCTTTAG